In Granulicella mallensis MP5ACTX8, the sequence CCATGTAGTCGCTGTAGGCGGTGCGATACATGTCGGCTACTGGAGGAGCATCAGAGGCTGAGGGCTTGGCGTCGGGTCTTGTGATCGGTGCGGCGGGCTGATCGGCGGGGCCGCCGTTGTCGCTCGGTGCTGTGGGGGGGAGGACGTTGGAAGGCTGGGTCTGGGGCTGGGCTGCTGCCGGTGCGCCGGTTCCCTGGGGCAGGTTGCCCAGGATGGCGTTCGCCGACTGCTGCTGGTTCTGAATGTCGCTCAGCGTCTTTTCCATGCGCGCCATGCGGGCCTTCAGCTCGTCGAGCGTGTCGTTGAGAGATTGAACCTGGCCGGAGAGCTGATCGGACTTTGCGCCCGCTGCCTCCTGCTGGTTTTGCAGGCGCAGCTCCATTCCGTTGACGGCTACAGACATCTTGTTCACGGCGTCGGCGGTCTGCTGGACGAGATCTTTCATGACGCCCATGCGTTCGTCGTTGGATTGCTGCAGCCGCGCGACGGCGTCCTGCAACTGTTGAATCTGCGTCTGCAACTGGATCATGTCCTTGCTCACAGCGTGGGCGGGCAGACTCGAAAGCCCTGCAAAGAGCAGGGCTACAGCAGCGAAGCGTACAGGACGTGAATGGAACATGGGTGCAATCTCCTCAGGCTGAGATGGTCGGGGAACGGCAAACGCCGCGCAGGAGGATGAAGCAAGATCCTGCGCGGCGTCTGTCCCGATCGTTACTTGTCGAGCGTGAACTGGGCGCGGCGGTTCTGCTGCCAGCAGCTCTCGTTCTCTTCGGTGCAGAACTGCTTCTCTTTACCGTAGCTTACGACACGCAGGCGGTTGGCCGAGACACCCGCGCTGACCAGTGCTGTCTTTGCGGCGTTGGCGCGGTTTTCGCCGAGCGTGATGTTGTACTCGGCCGAGCCGCGGTCATCGCAGTAGCCGCCGATCAGAACCTTGATCGCAGGATGTGCGTTGAGGTAGCTGGCGGCGTGCATCACCGAGGACTGGGCGTCAGGGCGCAGATCGAAGCTGTCGTAGTCATAGAACAGATCCTGCACGTTCTGGTGGAAGGCGGCCTCAGAACCCATGTCGCCGTCGGTGTTGTTATCGGCTCCCATGCTGGGGACGACAGGAACACGCACGGTGACTCGCACATTTGCTTCGGTCACGCCGCCGTCACCCTTGGCGATCAGGTGGAAGTTGGTCGAGTTCGAAGGCGAGACGGTCTGGGTGCCGTTGATGGGCAACTGTCCAATGCCGTCGATGGTGACGCTGGTGGCGTTGGTGGTGCGCCAGTTCAATACGACGGACTGGCCGAGATCGATGGACGGCGGATCTGCGGTGAGCGAAGCGGTTGGCGCGGGACCTCCCGAGTTGTCAGGAGCGCCTGCGTTCGCGGGAATGGCGGACGCGTGATCGTGGTGGCAGCCTGTGATGGTGAGGAGCGCGAACGTGGCACCTAGCAGCGTCGCTTTCCAGGTATTTGATTGGCTTGAGATCATGGTCGTCCTCTTTCTTGGTAAATCTTCTGTAATCTTATACTTCACTATCTGGATACTGCTGATTTCGCAGCTAATATCGTATCACGATGTTCTTGTGGCGCTTACTTCCAGCTCCAGTTCGGCATGTCCGAGCCGGCGCCTGTCAGGGCCTGCTTCTGTGTGCCATCGGCCAGCATGGACATGATGCGTGTGTGAGCACCGTTGCCATTCGCGAAGACGATGTGGCGGCCATCCGGCGACCAGGAAGGGAAGTCGCAGGGGCCGATGTCATGCGTGAGCTGGATCCACTTCTTGGAGGCGATCTCCATGACGTAGATGTCTTGTCCGCCGGGAGCGCCGGGGCCGTACTTGCGATCCCAGGCGAAGGTGAGGAACTGTCCGTTGGGAGACCACGAGGGCGAGGTGGCATAGCCGCCGTCGGTGAGGCGCTGCACACCGGAGCCGTCCGCATCCATGATGTAGAGCTGCGGCAGGTGGGTGCGTCCGCTGATCCAGGCAATCTGGCCGCCGGTCTTGGGATTCCAGGTGGGGGAGACGTCCGGGCCGATGAAGCTGGTGATCTTGTGCGCGACGCGGCCTTCGGGGTCGGAGATCCAGATCTCAGGATCTCCGGTGCGTGAGGAGGAGAAGGCGAGTTGCTGACCGCTCGGTGCCCAGGCCGGAGAGACGTTCGTTCCGCCCGCGGAGGTGAAGTTCACGAGGCGGCCAAGCAGCAGGGAGTACATCTTGATCTGGAAGCCGTCTTTGCCCAGGGAGCTGAAGGCCACGCGGGAGTTGTCCGGAGAGACGCGCGGAGAGATCGAGATGGCGCCCAGATGGGTGATCTCGTGCTGGTTGGCGCCGTCGTAGTCCATCTCCCAGATCTCTTTGCCGGTGCCTGTGCGCTTGGAGTAGTAGATCTTCGTCTCGGCGATGCCGGAGACGCCACCGCCGAGGCGGGCGATGATCTCGTCGGCAAAGCGGTGGGCGATCTGGCGCGCGCTGTCGTCGCTGGCGGCTTCGTTGTACTGCTTGGCGAAGACCTGCGGATACTGCGCATTCTTGGCGTCGTCGAGGAAGCCGTTGACGACGAGGCGATCGTTGGCTACGCCGACGTTGCCGAAGGCGATCATCGCCGCGCTGGCCGGAGCTGCCGACCACTGCGCGAGGCTGATCTCGGCCTGGGTGCCCGGGGTGCTCTGCGGGATCATGTCCTTGGAGACCATGTCGAAGAGGCCGGCGGCGGTGAGGTCGGCGAAGAGCGTGGTGTCGAAGGTGTGTTTGTAGGCGGCGGGATCGCCGGCCTGAGGCTTGAAGTTGGCAACGGCGATACGAATACGGGTGGCGCCGCCGCTGGTCTCCAGGTGAAACCAGTCCTGGGCGTGCATCGAGGGTACTGCGATCGACGCAAACAGGACGGCAAAGAGGCTAACGTTCTTCCCTGCACGGATGGATTTCATTGTCCCTATCATTCTTCTGTAATGGTAGACGCAGATTGCGTGTGAAGAGTGGTTTGATCACTATTAACGGTAATCAAACTTGTATTCGATGGTGATGGAGTTGCCTTCCGGTAACTGTGGAAAGTTGTCCAGATGTTGAATGGCCCGGAGCGCAGCGGTATCGAGTGTAGAGGAGCCGCTGCGGGTTTCGACGTGCAGGTTCGCAACTGATCCGTCGCGCTGAATGTCGAAGAGCACTGTCACGCTTTTGTTCATGGAGGCGTTCGGATCGGCCTGCCCTGAGTAGGTGGCGTAGCTCTGGTTGACCGCGTTGGCCACAATTCTCAGGTAATACGCATAGCGATTGCCAAAGACGCGGTTCTGAACGGTGAGGGCGGCGGTACCATTTTTGAGCTGGGATACCGATTGTGGCAGCTGTGTGGCAGCGTCTCCGCTCGCCGCTTTGGGCGTTACCGGAGCAGGCTGGGGATGCTTAGGCGGCACCGGTGTCTCGATGGGCGCGACCTTGGGGATGACCTTTGCCGGCGTCTTCGCCTTGATCAGCACATCGGTTGGCTTGGGCGGTGGCTGGGTGGCTTCCTTGGGCGGAGGCTTGGGTGTGGGAGTCACGTCCTCTGAGGCAAGCACCGAATCTTTGACAGGCGCGGCTTTGGGGGGCAGCGGAATTGCCGAGACCATGGAGGCCTGGATCGCTCCGACGGAGGCCGTGTTTTCACCCCAGTTCGGGGCGTGAACGTGTTCGAAGACGGCCACGGCGGCAAGCCCGCCGATCAGGGCGAGATGCAGCACGATCGCTCCGGCAAGACCGCTGCCGAACCGGTCGTCCCGTTCCTCGCTCGTGGTGGCGTAATTACTCATCTGTCTTTCGTTCTTTTTCTATTTTTCTAGTGGCTGCGTCACGATGCTGATATTTGTGATGCCTGCTTGTTTGACGGCATCCATGACGGACGCGAACGCCCCGAAGGGCACCTTCTGGTCGGCGCGGACGTAGACGACGCGCTTGGTGTTCTTCGCAGTCGGGCCCAGCGCCGCAGGCAGGTCATGGATGTTGACCGGCTTGTCCTGCAGGAAGACGTTCTGGTCCTTGTCGATGGTGATGACGCTGTGCTCTTCGGTGAGCTGGTTCACGGTGCGGGTATGTGGCACGGCAACTTCGACGCCG encodes:
- a CDS encoding tetratricopeptide repeat protein, encoding MFHSRPVRFAAVALLFAGLSSLPAHAVSKDMIQLQTQIQQLQDAVARLQQSNDERMGVMKDLVQQTADAVNKMSVAVNGMELRLQNQQEAAGAKSDQLSGQVQSLNDTLDELKARMARMEKTLSDIQNQQQSANAILGNLPQGTGAPAAAQPQTQPSNVLPPTAPSDNGGPADQPAAPITRPDAKPSASDAPPVADMYRTAYSDYMGAKYALASSEFDDLIKAYPDDNLAGNAYFYIGEINSKTQKPTAAVKSYDHLLERYPDNAKIPAAHLHKGEALLAMKQNDAGIRELRSLIQRFPQSPEASQARSKLNGMGVPITPRR
- a CDS encoding OmpA family protein, translated to MISSQSNTWKATLLGATFALLTITGCHHDHASAIPANAGAPDNSGGPAPTASLTADPPSIDLGQSVVLNWRTTNATSVTIDGIGQLPINGTQTVSPSNSTNFHLIAKGDGGVTEANVRVTVRVPVVPSMGADNNTDGDMGSEAAFHQNVQDLFYDYDSFDLRPDAQSSVMHAASYLNAHPAIKVLIGGYCDDRGSAEYNITLGENRANAAKTALVSAGVSANRLRVVSYGKEKQFCTEENESCWQQNRRAQFTLDK
- a CDS encoding PD40 domain-containing protein, which encodes MKSIRAGKNVSLFAVLFASIAVPSMHAQDWFHLETSGGATRIRIAVANFKPQAGDPAAYKHTFDTTLFADLTAAGLFDMVSKDMIPQSTPGTQAEISLAQWSAAPASAAMIAFGNVGVANDRLVVNGFLDDAKNAQYPQVFAKQYNEAASDDSARQIAHRFADEIIARLGGGVSGIAETKIYYSKRTGTGKEIWEMDYDGANQHEITHLGAISISPRVSPDNSRVAFSSLGKDGFQIKMYSLLLGRLVNFTSAGGTNVSPAWAPSGQQLAFSSSRTGDPEIWISDPEGRVAHKITSFIGPDVSPTWNPKTGGQIAWISGRTHLPQLYIMDADGSGVQRLTDGGYATSPSWSPNGQFLTFAWDRKYGPGAPGGQDIYVMEIASKKWIQLTHDIGPCDFPSWSPDGRHIVFANGNGAHTRIMSMLADGTQKQALTGAGSDMPNWSWK
- a CDS encoding TonB family protein; its protein translation is MSNYATTSEERDDRFGSGLAGAIVLHLALIGGLAAVAVFEHVHAPNWGENTASVGAIQASMVSAIPLPPKAAPVKDSVLASEDVTPTPKPPPKEATQPPPKPTDVLIKAKTPAKVIPKVAPIETPVPPKHPQPAPVTPKAASGDAATQLPQSVSQLKNGTAALTVQNRVFGNRYAYYLRIVANAVNQSYATYSGQADPNASMNKSVTVLFDIQRDGSVANLHVETRSGSSTLDTAALRAIQHLDNFPQLPEGNSITIEYKFDYR
- a CDS encoding ExbD/TolR family protein, with the translated sequence MAFSSRGHTQTALADINITPLVDVVLVLLLIFMLTAPVLQSGVEVAVPHTRTVNQLTEEHSVITIDKDQNVFLQDKPVNIHDLPAALGPTAKNTKRVVYVRADQKVPFGAFASVMDAVKQAGITNISIVTQPLEK